The following proteins come from a genomic window of Timaviella obliquedivisa GSE-PSE-MK23-08B:
- a CDS encoding type II toxin-antitoxin system VapB family antitoxin: protein MQITLNLDEALLDEAFQLTNLATQEELLNLALKELVRSRRKRNLLDLAGQIQFTENFDHKDLRQTRHAAD, encoded by the coding sequence ATGCAAATAACTCTCAATCTTGACGAAGCTCTTCTCGACGAAGCCTTCCAGCTTACGAACCTCGCCACTCAAGAAGAACTGCTTAACTTGGCGCTGAAAGAACTGGTGCGATCGCGCCGCAAGAGGAATCTGCTTGACCTTGCAGGACAAATTCAGTTTACCGAAAACTTCGACCACAAAGACCTCCGCCAAACTCGTCATGCTGCTGATTGA
- a CDS encoding PIN domain nuclease, whose amino-acid sequence MLLIDTSVWISVFRDRTGQVRQKLEALIGDQEVVLTRFTHLELLQGSLNEKEWTLLSTYLETQNYIELTNDSWQAAARIYYDLRRKGLTVRSPIDCCIAQAALENDLLLIHNDRDFETIAQVRLLQNFCFQP is encoded by the coding sequence ATGCTGCTGATTGATACCTCTGTTTGGATCAGTGTTTTTCGAGATCGTACGGGTCAGGTTCGCCAGAAACTCGAAGCCTTGATTGGCGATCAGGAAGTTGTACTGACACGATTCACTCATCTGGAACTGCTTCAGGGAAGTTTGAATGAAAAAGAGTGGACACTTCTCTCTACCTATCTCGAAACTCAAAATTACATTGAACTGACGAATGATTCCTGGCAAGCGGCTGCACGAATTTATTATGATTTGCGGCGCAAAGGGCTAACGGTTCGCAGTCCGATTGATTGCTGCATTGCTCAAGCTGCCTTGGAGAATGATTTGCTTTTGATTCACAACGATCGTGACTTTGAAACAATTGCTCAAGTGCGGTTGCTTCAAAACTTCTGCTTTCAACCTTGA
- the recG gene encoding ATP-dependent DNA helicase RecG, producing the protein MDWLRLQKALAVEAERGFNDLMGNQYRFSEFLSFSLNEPPAELSISDRQRFQEIATQFAQYPNLDFADRQHLVAESRRVLHQARKDLENKFHADTTSSRSPSETSPFTASEKTAAPTKIRVPKTAPLVEPGRKVPITLDQAVTFLPGIGAKNSEKLAKLGLYTVRDILYYYPRDYMDYARQVSIRDLEPGETVTLIATVKRCNCFSSPRNSKLTIFELVVKDHSGQLKLGRFFPGARFQHPAWQQQQKRMYPPGAVIAASGLVKRDKYGVTLENPQIEVLDHSQASIDSMKVGRVVPVYPLTDGVSADVVRKAVVAALPAVVQLQDSLPNALRDKQGLVLIQEAIAHIHFPPNSEALTAARRRLVFDEFFYLQLGLLKRRMAQRQQQTSATLAPTGHLIDQFHEVLPFKFTGAQQRVINDILNDLQQPTPMNRLVQGDVGSGKTVVGVVAILAAIQSGYQAALMAPTEVLAEQHYRKLVEWFNLMHLSVELLTGSTKASKRKKIHAELLTGELPLLVGTHALIEDPVKFQKLGLVVIDEQHRFGVQQRARLQQKGDFPHVLTMTATPIPRTLALTLHGDLDVSQIDELPPGRQAIKTTVLGGRDRPNTYDLIRRQVAQGRQVYIVLPLVEESEKLDLKSATEEYKHLQESVFPDFNVGLLHGRMSSADKEEAINQFRHNQTQIIVSTTVIEVGVDVPNATVMLIEHAERFGLSQLHQLRGRVGRGADQSFCLLISSSKSETAKQRLKVLEQSQDGFFISEMDMRFRGPGEVLGTRQSGLPDFALASLVEDQDVLELAREAAQKVIEIDPTIERWALMKAELEYRYQRLMGGTILM; encoded by the coding sequence ATGGATTGGCTGCGCCTCCAAAAAGCACTCGCTGTTGAAGCCGAACGAGGCTTTAATGACCTCATGGGCAACCAGTACCGTTTTAGCGAATTCCTCAGCTTTAGCCTCAACGAACCTCCGGCGGAACTATCGATCAGCGATCGCCAACGGTTTCAAGAAATAGCCACCCAGTTTGCTCAATACCCTAATCTTGACTTTGCCGATCGCCAGCACCTCGTTGCCGAATCTCGCCGAGTTCTCCACCAAGCCCGAAAAGACCTCGAAAATAAATTCCACGCAGATACTACTTCAAGTCGTTCACCTTCTGAAACATCTCCCTTCACTGCCTCTGAAAAAACCGCTGCTCCTACTAAAATTAGAGTTCCTAAAACTGCTCCCCTGGTTGAACCTGGACGCAAAGTTCCTATTACCCTTGATCAAGCCGTTACCTTCCTTCCAGGTATTGGTGCAAAAAACAGCGAAAAACTAGCCAAACTTGGGCTCTATACCGTCCGCGATATCCTTTACTATTATCCCCGCGACTACATGGACTATGCTCGCCAGGTCAGCATCCGTGACTTGGAGCCAGGAGAAACTGTAACGCTGATCGCCACTGTTAAACGCTGTAACTGTTTTAGTAGCCCGCGTAACTCTAAGCTCACCATTTTTGAACTGGTTGTGAAAGACCACAGTGGGCAGCTTAAGCTAGGGCGATTTTTCCCAGGTGCCCGTTTCCAGCACCCGGCTTGGCAGCAGCAGCAAAAACGAATGTATCCACCCGGAGCGGTCATTGCCGCTTCTGGGCTGGTAAAACGCGACAAGTATGGTGTAACGCTGGAAAATCCCCAAATTGAGGTGCTTGACCATTCCCAAGCCTCAATTGATTCAATGAAGGTGGGACGAGTCGTGCCTGTTTATCCGCTGACCGATGGTGTGAGCGCAGATGTGGTGCGAAAAGCTGTGGTGGCTGCATTGCCAGCAGTGGTACAACTCCAGGATTCTTTACCCAATGCTTTGCGTGACAAACAGGGACTGGTGCTGATTCAAGAAGCGATCGCCCACATTCATTTTCCGCCCAACAGCGAAGCCCTTACCGCCGCCCGCCGCCGCCTTGTTTTCGACGAGTTTTTCTACCTGCAACTCGGTTTACTCAAGCGCCGTATGGCACAACGTCAGCAGCAAACCAGCGCTACTCTTGCCCCGACTGGACATTTAATTGATCAGTTTCACGAAGTTCTCCCCTTCAAGTTCACAGGCGCACAGCAACGGGTGATTAACGATATTCTCAACGATTTACAGCAGCCTACGCCCATGAATCGACTCGTGCAAGGAGATGTGGGTTCGGGTAAAACCGTTGTAGGAGTTGTGGCAATTTTGGCGGCAATTCAGTCGGGCTATCAGGCGGCACTGATGGCTCCCACTGAGGTTTTGGCAGAGCAGCATTATCGCAAGCTGGTAGAGTGGTTTAATTTAATGCATCTGTCTGTAGAACTTTTGACAGGTTCGACCAAAGCTTCAAAACGAAAGAAAATTCACGCAGAATTACTCACAGGTGAATTGCCCTTGTTAGTCGGGACGCACGCATTAATTGAAGACCCCGTGAAGTTTCAAAAGCTGGGTTTAGTCGTGATTGATGAACAGCATCGGTTTGGGGTGCAACAACGGGCGCGGTTACAGCAAAAGGGCGACTTTCCCCATGTTTTAACCATGACGGCGACACCCATTCCGCGAACGTTAGCGTTAACGCTGCACGGAGACTTAGATGTCAGCCAAATTGATGAATTACCACCCGGACGACAAGCCATTAAAACAACAGTTTTGGGAGGGCGCGATCGCCCTAACACCTACGACTTAATCCGTCGCCAAGTGGCACAAGGTCGCCAAGTGTATATTGTGCTGCCCTTAGTCGAAGAATCAGAAAAACTCGACCTCAAATCTGCAACAGAAGAATACAAACATCTTCAAGAATCTGTTTTTCCGGACTTCAATGTGGGTTTACTCCATGGGCGAATGTCTTCGGCTGATAAAGAAGAAGCTATCAATCAATTTCGCCATAACCAAACCCAAATTATTGTCTCCACGACCGTGATTGAAGTGGGAGTTGATGTGCCTAACGCTACGGTAATGTTAATTGAACACGCCGAGCGATTTGGATTGTCGCAGCTTCATCAATTGCGGGGACGGGTGGGGCGTGGCGCAGATCAATCTTTTTGCTTGTTGATAAGCAGTTCTAAAAGCGAAACGGCAAAGCAACGGCTAAAGGTGTTGGAACAATCTCAAGATGGTTTTTTTATTTCGGAAATGGATATGCGGTTTCGAGGCCCCGGTGAGGTGCTGGGGACGCGGCAATCTGGATTGCCCGATTTTGCACTGGCGAGTTTGGTCGAAGATCAAGATGTGCTGGAGTTAGCGCGCGAGGCGGCTCAGAAGGTAATTGAGATTGATCCGACGATCGAACGCTGGGCGTTAATGAAGGCGGAGTTAGAGTATCGCTATCAGCGGTTGATGGGCGGCACCATCTTAATGTGA
- a CDS encoding chloride channel protein encodes MTLTPNAKGLTQSEPTDSNSSTFSLSHFLIRLQPSPETIVLLLAVLVGGGAGAGVVLFRSLIHVISTVMFGHVSGFLSTWGHWTLALIPLLGGLVIGAMRWRFKNFGPGLTTLLEVAQGDRDIQILNPITKMTAASISLGSGASLGPEGPSVEIGAYFSLLLGQWLKVSQERQRLLLAAGAAAGLAAGFNAPIAGVFFALEVVLGTTFASSAASVVLLAAVVAAWIAQIGLSSRPAFALPAYEVRSLMELPLYVGLGLLASVVSLLYKRSLRFSQQCFQGQVAGFRWLAKVPQALHPVIGGACLGLVSLQLPQILGVGYETVESMLQDVQFPLQLVIALLAVKLVMTALSFGSGFVGGVFAPALFLGASLGSIYAKVLAIALPMLHNAMASPPAYAMVGMAAVLAASVRAPLTAILLLFELTHDYRIVLPLMAAVGLSNWAIEILSPSVVIDNTPKLPPSEPALLPGTLALTVSEAMHLLPLQLPGTMLLLEAGTRLVGDRCRSALIMEDEQIIGILTLQDFHRLLLKAKVDPGAAADLHQPVEKFCTTKILYVHADELLSEAIARMSARGLQQLPVVTRDQPCRLLGLLDSEDIALAQTLAKVREALPNDLDLPSNADCLTTRSDQQKD; translated from the coding sequence ATGACACTAACCCCCAATGCCAAGGGGCTAACTCAATCTGAGCCAACTGATTCTAATTCTTCTACCTTTTCTTTAAGCCATTTCCTCATCCGTCTTCAGCCTAGCCCTGAAACCATAGTTTTGCTGTTAGCAGTGCTAGTTGGAGGCGGTGCAGGTGCGGGAGTAGTGCTGTTTCGATCGCTCATCCACGTCATTAGTACGGTCATGTTCGGTCATGTCTCCGGCTTCCTTTCTACCTGGGGACATTGGACATTAGCATTGATTCCACTGTTAGGTGGATTGGTGATAGGCGCGATGCGATGGCGCTTCAAAAATTTTGGGCCAGGGCTAACGACCTTGCTCGAAGTGGCACAGGGCGATCGCGACATTCAAATCCTCAACCCCATCACTAAAATGACCGCTGCCTCGATATCGCTGGGTAGCGGTGCTTCCCTGGGCCCCGAAGGCCCTAGCGTGGAGATTGGGGCATACTTTAGTTTGCTGTTGGGGCAATGGCTGAAGGTTTCTCAAGAACGGCAGCGATTGTTGTTGGCAGCGGGCGCTGCTGCTGGGTTGGCGGCGGGATTTAATGCCCCGATCGCAGGCGTGTTTTTTGCTTTGGAGGTAGTGTTAGGCACCACATTTGCCTCTTCAGCCGCGAGTGTGGTGCTATTGGCGGCTGTGGTTGCTGCTTGGATTGCGCAAATTGGGCTGAGTTCTCGTCCGGCTTTTGCGCTGCCTGCCTACGAGGTGCGAAGTCTGATGGAACTGCCTCTGTACGTGGGTTTGGGGCTGTTGGCGAGTGTGGTATCCTTGCTGTATAAGCGATCGCTGCGGTTCTCTCAGCAGTGTTTTCAGGGACAGGTGGCTGGGTTTCGCTGGTTAGCAAAAGTTCCGCAGGCGCTGCATCCGGTGATTGGGGGAGCTTGTTTAGGGCTGGTGTCGCTGCAACTGCCGCAAATTTTAGGAGTGGGGTACGAAACGGTTGAGTCGATGCTGCAAGACGTGCAGTTTCCGTTGCAGTTGGTGATCGCGTTGTTAGCGGTAAAACTGGTGATGACTGCCCTGAGTTTTGGCAGCGGCTTTGTGGGTGGCGTGTTTGCTCCAGCATTGTTTTTGGGCGCTTCCCTCGGATCGATCTATGCCAAGGTTTTGGCGATCGCCCTTCCTATGCTGCACAACGCCATGGCATCTCCTCCAGCATACGCAATGGTCGGCATGGCGGCTGTTTTGGCGGCGAGTGTACGCGCTCCGTTAACTGCGATTTTGTTACTGTTTGAATTGACCCACGATTACCGAATTGTTTTACCGCTGATGGCGGCTGTCGGTTTAAGCAATTGGGCGATCGAGATCTTAAGTCCTTCGGTCGTGATTGATAATACGCCAAAACTGCCGCCGTCCGAGCCGGCGCTTTTGCCTGGAACTTTGGCGTTGACAGTTTCTGAAGCCATGCATCTTTTACCGTTGCAGCTTCCTGGGACAATGCTTTTGCTAGAAGCGGGAACTCGGTTGGTGGGCGATCGCTGTCGTAGCGCTCTAATTATGGAAGACGAGCAAATTATCGGTATTCTGACCTTGCAAGACTTCCATCGGCTGCTGCTAAAAGCTAAGGTCGATCCGGGTGCAGCCGCAGATCTCCATCAGCCAGTCGAGAAATTTTGTACAACCAAAATCCTGTACGTTCATGCTGATGAGCTATTAAGTGAAGCGATCGCCCGGATGTCGGCGCGAGGATTGCAGCAGCTTCCTGTTGTCACTCGTGATCAGCCTTGCCGTTTGTTGGGGTTATTAGATTCAGAAGATATTGCCTTAGCGCAAACTCTGGCTAAAGTTCGAGAAGCGCTACCGAACGATTTAGACCTACCCTCAAACGCAGATTGCTTAACTACCAGGTCGGATCAACAAAAAGATTGA
- a CDS encoding (2Fe-2S)-binding protein, giving the protein MTDAKTVQIRFLPNDVSVVATVGEGLLQVADRAGVMIPTGCLMGSCHACEVEVEEGEAICACISAVPPGLDEMTINLFVDPTW; this is encoded by the coding sequence ATGACAGATGCCAAGACAGTACAAATTCGCTTTTTACCCAATGATGTTTCTGTCGTAGCAACGGTGGGAGAGGGGTTACTTCAGGTTGCCGATCGGGCTGGAGTGATGATTCCGACTGGGTGCTTGATGGGGTCTTGTCATGCTTGCGAGGTTGAGGTGGAAGAGGGGGAAGCGATTTGTGCTTGTATTAGCGCGGTGCCGCCAGGGTTAGATGAGATGACGATCAATCTTTTTGTTGATCCGACCTGGTAG
- a CDS encoding TetR/AcrR family transcriptional regulator encodes MPKIVDHDLYRKELLSQCFDMFAEKGYAAITMREIAQGLGVSTGTLYHYFSSKEMLFEQLVEEWTRQDLLRAEAELEAAQTLAERIEAAFHFIAKNEDYFLKQTLLLIDFHQQQEHTASHNEILKQVCDRARDRVADLLGVQDPKIVVFVLSLIDGLILGRLYNEEVTSFEEQGALLGKMLTVYLE; translated from the coding sequence ATGCCCAAGATCGTTGACCATGATCTTTATCGTAAAGAGCTGCTCAGTCAGTGCTTTGATATGTTTGCTGAAAAAGGATATGCCGCTATTACCATGCGAGAAATTGCCCAGGGTTTAGGCGTTTCAACTGGCACGCTCTATCATTACTTTTCCAGTAAAGAAATGCTGTTTGAGCAATTGGTTGAAGAATGGACTCGCCAAGATTTGCTGAGAGCCGAAGCCGAACTAGAAGCGGCTCAAACCCTGGCAGAACGGATTGAAGCAGCATTTCATTTCATTGCTAAGAACGAAGATTATTTCCTTAAACAAACCCTTCTCCTAATTGACTTTCATCAACAGCAAGAGCATACCGCCAGCCACAACGAAATCCTGAAACAAGTCTGCGATCGCGCTCGCGATCGGGTAGCTGATCTATTGGGAGTGCAAGATCCCAAAATTGTTGTATTTGTACTGAGTTTGATAGATGGATTGATTCTGGGAAGGCTCTACAACGAAGAAGTTACTTCTTTTGAAGAACAAGGTGCCTTGCTTGGAAAAATGCTCACAGTCTATTTGGAATAG
- a CDS encoding efflux RND transporter periplasmic adaptor subunit has product MNLSQKFPFRKGWVVGITGGAIALGLLGLGVSRLIAPTPVAESESVATPLQRVEVAALGRLEPRGEVIRVSGPNTELLKRLNVKQGDAVRAGDVLGYLDSYEERLAERDFAASQLVEARQRLEATTQLGEAQIQEAQTRIQQIQAPGGAETEALRANVRQLESELTLATQDLARQQSLRQAGAISQQALDQQVSTTRQAQERLKNAQALLAQNESEQAANLRNAQAQAQSQQANLPVAQVETAVQSSQENLNLAEARLERTIIRAPSSGRVLRVVTRAGEAIGTDGILDLGDTSQMFVVAEVYETDVGLVRPGQPAVISSRNGAFNEPLTGKVSSIGWQIFKNDVLDDDPAANADSRVVEVKIQLDNGKAVEALTNLQVDVKIDVQP; this is encoded by the coding sequence ATGAACTTGAGTCAAAAATTTCCGTTCAGAAAGGGCTGGGTTGTGGGCATAACAGGAGGGGCGATCGCTCTGGGTCTGCTAGGTTTAGGCGTTTCTCGACTGATTGCACCAACGCCAGTAGCCGAATCTGAATCCGTCGCAACGCCGCTTCAACGAGTAGAAGTTGCGGCGTTAGGGCGATTGGAACCTCGTGGCGAAGTGATTCGAGTTAGCGGTCCCAACACAGAATTACTCAAACGTTTGAACGTTAAACAAGGCGATGCCGTTCGTGCTGGAGACGTTTTAGGCTATCTTGACAGCTACGAAGAACGCCTTGCCGAACGCGACTTTGCAGCCAGCCAGCTTGTTGAAGCCAGGCAAAGACTGGAGGCAACTACCCAGCTAGGCGAGGCACAAATTCAAGAAGCTCAAACCCGAATCCAGCAGATCCAGGCTCCCGGCGGCGCTGAAACCGAGGCACTCCGAGCCAACGTTAGACAGCTAGAGTCAGAACTTACTCTGGCAACTCAGGATTTAGCGCGGCAACAGAGCCTCCGCCAAGCCGGAGCAATTTCCCAGCAAGCGCTTGATCAACAGGTTAGTACAACTCGTCAAGCCCAAGAGAGGCTCAAGAATGCTCAAGCGCTACTTGCACAGAACGAATCAGAGCAAGCTGCTAATCTTCGGAATGCCCAAGCTCAAGCCCAGTCCCAGCAGGCAAATTTGCCTGTCGCTCAAGTAGAAACGGCTGTGCAATCGTCTCAAGAAAATCTAAATTTGGCTGAGGCTCGGTTAGAACGCACCATCATTCGTGCCCCTAGTTCTGGGCGGGTGCTGCGGGTTGTGACTCGAGCGGGAGAGGCGATCGGCACTGACGGCATTTTAGACTTAGGTGATACCAGCCAAATGTTTGTGGTTGCCGAGGTTTATGAAACCGATGTGGGTTTAGTTCGTCCCGGACAACCTGCCGTTATTTCTAGCCGCAATGGTGCATTTAACGAACCTTTAACAGGGAAAGTATCTTCGATTGGCTGGCAAATCTTTAAAAACGACGTTCTTGATGATGATCCTGCTGCTAACGCCGATTCTCGTGTGGTTGAAGTCAAAATTCAGCTTGACAACGGCAAGGCTGTAGAGGCACTGACTAACCTGCAAGTAGATGTAAAAATTGATGTTCAGCCCTAA
- the devC gene encoding ABC transporter permease DevC — translation MRVPLAWLNLVHEKSRLVVALAGVAFAVLLVFMNLGFLGALAQSASMFYQYMDADVFLVSPQTLEISSAKAFPRDRLYQAAGIKDVERVMPLYLGYLQWRNPQTRDSRAVFMFAYNPQDRVFSLPELNSPATLTALDRPDTVLFDRLSRPEYGSKEIGTKTEVDRRTVTIGGQYELGGGFAADATVISSDQNFLRLLKIPLNLVNMGLVKLAPGADVQAVATRLRQVLPKDVLVKTKAEIIENDRSYWITSTSTGFIFGMGVAVSCVVGVVIVYQILYTDISDHMKQYATLKAMGYRSGYLFNVVIQEAIILSVLGYIPGFLIAVGLYAFAADATNNALPVAMDWQRAVMVFILTITMCVISALISVRKVVTAEPVELF, via the coding sequence ATGAGAGTTCCCCTCGCTTGGCTGAATTTGGTGCATGAGAAAAGCCGCTTGGTGGTGGCATTGGCTGGAGTGGCATTCGCCGTCTTACTAGTATTTATGAACTTAGGATTCTTAGGCGCACTGGCACAAAGCGCCTCTATGTTTTATCAGTACATGGATGCTGACGTGTTTTTAGTTTCGCCCCAAACGTTGGAAATTAGCAGCGCTAAAGCATTTCCTCGCGATCGCCTCTATCAAGCCGCTGGAATTAAAGACGTAGAGCGCGTCATGCCGTTGTATTTAGGATATTTGCAGTGGCGCAACCCCCAAACCCGCGACAGCCGAGCGGTATTTATGTTTGCCTACAATCCTCAAGATCGGGTGTTTTCGTTGCCCGAGTTGAATAGCCCCGCTACTTTGACAGCCCTCGATCGCCCCGACACTGTGCTGTTCGATCGCCTCTCTCGCCCAGAGTATGGCTCTAAAGAAATTGGCACAAAAACCGAGGTCGATCGCCGTACCGTCACCATTGGCGGACAGTATGAGCTAGGGGGAGGATTTGCCGCCGATGCCACTGTCATTAGCAGTGACCAAAACTTCCTGCGCCTTCTAAAAATTCCGTTGAACCTGGTTAACATGGGTCTGGTAAAGTTAGCGCCTGGAGCGGATGTTCAGGCGGTAGCTACTCGATTGCGCCAAGTTTTACCCAAAGATGTACTGGTTAAAACGAAGGCAGAAATCATTGAGAACGATCGCTCCTACTGGATTACTTCTACTTCCACTGGATTTATCTTTGGCATGGGTGTTGCCGTATCCTGTGTCGTTGGAGTCGTGATTGTCTATCAGATTCTTTATACCGATATTTCAGATCATATGAAGCAATACGCCACGTTAAAGGCGATGGGGTATCGCAGTGGTTATTTATTTAATGTCGTGATTCAAGAAGCCATCATTCTCTCAGTTCTAGGATACATTCCTGGTTTTTTAATCGCCGTTGGTCTTTATGCTTTCGCTGCCGATGCGACTAATAACGCTTTGCCTGTGGCAATGGATTGGCAGCGAGCGGTCATGGTTTTTATACTAACGATTACAATGTGCGTTATTTCTGCGCTTATTTCTGTTCGTAAAGTTGTAACAGCCGAGCCTGTGGAGTTGTTCTAA
- the devC gene encoding ABC transporter permease DevC — protein MKMRTPLAWFNLTHKRQRLLTALAGVSFAVVLMFIFKGFENALYDSQVQLLKALNGDIIVVNRIKTSMFIPEKFARRRLYQAEAFEGVDAAYPLYTTTADWKNPDTKSIRPLRVLAFNLSDPVLPLPEILAKRSALQMPRTAMVDSKSRSEVGSLAIGTVTEVAKQEVRLVGTFPLGTDFTSGNGNVLMSDQNFVRYFSNLGPDADERNLNTVDIGLLKVAPGADVAVLVQTLTQRLPIDILIYSKEDFVNKELTYWKENTNIGFVFSLLTVMSFLVGVIIVYQILYTDVAEHWAEYATLKAMGYSNFFLLKVVIQQAVFMGLLGFLPGFLISFGLYRVTADATGLLMQMTPPRAFNTLVATVIMCLISGAIAVRKVQSTDPAEVFGT, from the coding sequence ATGAAAATGCGCACACCGTTAGCCTGGTTTAATCTCACTCATAAACGTCAGCGGTTATTGACTGCGCTGGCAGGCGTTTCTTTCGCGGTAGTGTTAATGTTCATTTTTAAGGGGTTTGAGAACGCGCTATACGATAGTCAAGTCCAGCTTCTCAAGGCGCTAAATGGCGATATTATCGTGGTAAACCGCATCAAAACCAGTATGTTTATTCCCGAAAAATTTGCTCGCCGTCGTCTTTATCAGGCTGAGGCTTTTGAGGGCGTTGACGCTGCTTATCCGCTTTACACCACCACTGCCGACTGGAAAAACCCAGATACCAAAAGTATTCGCCCATTGAGAGTCTTAGCGTTTAACTTGAGCGATCCTGTGCTGCCCCTCCCTGAAATTTTGGCAAAGCGATCGGCGTTACAAATGCCTCGCACTGCGATGGTTGATTCAAAGTCGCGCTCCGAAGTCGGTTCTTTGGCGATCGGAACAGTGACAGAAGTAGCGAAGCAAGAGGTGCGGCTAGTGGGAACTTTTCCTTTGGGCACTGACTTTACATCGGGTAACGGCAACGTTTTGATGAGCGATCAAAACTTTGTCCGCTACTTTTCAAATCTCGGTCCCGATGCGGATGAGCGAAACTTGAATACGGTTGATATTGGACTGTTGAAAGTGGCTCCTGGGGCAGATGTAGCTGTATTGGTTCAAACCTTAACGCAACGGTTGCCCATTGATATTTTGATTTATAGCAAAGAGGATTTTGTCAACAAGGAACTCACTTATTGGAAGGAAAATACGAATATTGGGTTTGTCTTTTCGCTGTTGACCGTTATGAGCTTTTTAGTCGGGGTGATTATCGTTTACCAAATTCTTTATACAGATGTTGCTGAACACTGGGCAGAATATGCAACGCTGAAGGCGATGGGTTACTCTAACTTCTTCTTACTAAAAGTTGTGATTCAGCAAGCTGTTTTTATGGGTTTATTAGGATTTTTACCCGGTTTTTTAATTAGCTTTGGACTGTACCGGGTAACGGCAGATGCAACGGGACTGTTAATGCAAATGACTCCTCCCCGTGCCTTCAACACGTTAGTTGCAACAGTAATTATGTGCCTAATTTCAGGGGCGATCGCCGTTCGTAAAGTTCAATCTACTGATCCTGCTGAGGTTTTCGGCACATGA
- a CDS encoding DevA family ABC transporter ATP-binding protein: MNHSLNDSSNNLSSDSPNSSLENSLENIAVSVRHLDYYYGQGDLRKQVLYDINLELPKGQIVIMTGPSGSGKTTLLTLIGALRFLQEGSLNVLGQELVGLSKSELVEVRRNIGFIFQGHNLFDSLTASQNVEMAVEVLKDWGNKRQRATEMLSQVGLAERVDYKPKALSGGQKQRVAIARALVNQPSLILADEPTAALDKQSGRDVVTLMQTLAKDQGCTILMVTHDNRILDVADRIVNLVDGHLESDQNFTTFNQTHDPKALV; the protein is encoded by the coding sequence ATGAACCATTCACTTAACGATTCATCCAATAATTTATCCAGTGATTCTCCCAACTCTTCTTTAGAAAATTCTTTAGAAAATATTGCCGTTAGCGTTCGCCATTTAGACTATTACTATGGTCAAGGCGACCTGCGCAAACAAGTTCTTTATGACATTAATTTAGAGTTACCCAAAGGGCAGATCGTCATTATGACAGGACCTTCCGGTTCGGGTAAAACGACCTTGCTGACCTTGATTGGCGCACTGCGGTTTTTGCAAGAGGGCAGCTTAAATGTGCTGGGGCAAGAGCTAGTGGGGTTGAGCAAATCGGAATTAGTAGAGGTTCGCCGCAATATTGGCTTTATCTTTCAGGGACATAATTTATTTGATTCTTTGACTGCTTCCCAAAATGTAGAAATGGCAGTCGAAGTTCTTAAAGATTGGGGGAACAAGCGTCAACGCGCCACAGAAATGCTCTCTCAGGTTGGGTTGGCTGAACGGGTAGACTACAAGCCCAAAGCGCTGTCGGGGGGGCAGAAACAACGGGTAGCGATCGCCCGTGCCTTGGTCAACCAGCCTTCGCTAATTCTGGCAGACGAACCGACCGCTGCTCTTGATAAACAATCTGGGCGCGATGTCGTGACGCTGATGCAAACCCTGGCAAAAGATCAGGGCTGCACGATTCTCATGGTGACTCACGATAACCGGATTTTAGATGTTGCCGATCGCATTGTGAACCTGGTGGATGGACATTTAGAATCTGACCAAAACTTTACAACCTTTAACCAAACCCACGATCCTAAAGCACTGGTTTAA